CAGGTAAATACTGATGTACAGATGCAATTCAGCTGATACCATTAACGAATTGCAACATTTAGTGATatatgaaatgaattttaattcaTTCTCTGCATTTGTAGCTGAAATCAAAATCATCTTTTGTTACTTAATTAGCCAAAAAGCATGAAAAGTAAGTTTGACTaaatatattgacaatgatgaatATTTTGGACGCCATTtgcgcattttgtctacaaaagacgcatcagtgacgcacgattttcaaaattgaaaaaaagtcaaatgaGGTTAGAAGTTGAAAATTGATCTCGTTGAGATGATTCactataatttataaatgttaaaGATACCaactaaaaattgaaataaaaaagaaatggacATAATGTAACTTGATCTCTTTTCCGTCAATGAACCCGATtgaactattgttttttttttattagaatataGGGACATTTCAAATAGAGTGTTATGTTTAACTTTTTGTTCACAGTTAGAATGGCCGGAAAACACGCAATAATTACTGGTAAGTGTTGTAGATTTAACACGTCATCATTCTTTTCGATAAAATGCAAAACCAAGATGACATATTTGATGATGTTGCTACTCATGATGAAAGTAACACACTTATATCTATTCAAATCTGTgaattaacaaataataaattttgTAGAGGTTGATGAAAATATCACAAATAACTAGCTTTATATGCATACATTATATAACAGTGCTAGGCTAAATCTAGAAGGTATCATCAGCTTAGTTTTCAGTGTTACGGTTCTGACATCATTTATATCCGCGACAATATGTGTTAAAATATATCGTTCTACTACCAAGAATACTCTAAATCATATGGTTTTGTCACAATTATCGAGGAACAAGTTCCTTCATAGGTTGCATTATGATTATAATTAATCATGTTGAATTATTGTTGTTAAATGAATTAATTATAAACTatacaaaattatacaaaatttgaTACAAGAAATATGTTTAGAACTAGCATCGAAAGGCttaaaaccatttttttctaatttgacaTCGTTTgaaacgttcattttgattggattaaATTAAGTCAAAAATGTTCATGCATCAAATCACAAAACGTACTAGCAAGCGTAAACGACGTGTgacatattttaaattatattaatataactTTGTTTTCCATCAGTTTCATTATAATGGAGATAGCAATACTGTTtgttaagctccgacggcatcactTAGTGATGcatcgccagtaaacttaatttgcaacCATCCAAtaaccaattgatgccgtcggagcttcaAGTACATTTCAGTTATCTCCTTAATAATATAAACCAATTatcaatatatacaaaacatgaTTTCTTATTAATCAAacattattaaatttttttttaactggtcaTGTGATGATCTCAATAATGAAAAATGTGTTAGTTCTTTAATGTGCCGAAATATATGTTAGTTCGTTAATGTGCCGAAATATATGTTAGTTCGTTAATGTGCTGAAATATATCTTAGTTCTTAAATGTGCCGAAAAATAAGTTAGTGTTGAAATGTGCCGAAATATATGTTAGTTCTTATATGTGCCTTTAACCAATAATAGTTAACTTTAAGATATTTTgatttggatggatagttgtctaattggcactcttCCAACATCTACGTATATTCACTTTATGTCATTCATGATGATATTCGTATGCAGTAGTATAACATTCACTATTCTACATTACAGTGTTAGTAGCCATTATTGGTTTATTCTATCTTACAAGTGTTAATGGTGAGTTACCTGTAAAGTTATTATAACTGTCGCGCACCTTACAGATGCATATTTCAAAAGAGAATTGCTAAATAAATGCAGATATAAATAGTTCGTTTTAACAATTGACAAATCCTGCTTATCAAGAAAGCCatcaaatgcaaaacaattcttTCGAACAGACATTTTAAAGATACTAgaattgtttacatatttgttttgcctttttaaaatgaacattcaTTCTCTTCGTATCAACGtagtttcaagaaaataaaaataacctgGAACTAACTCATTCCTCGATATATATGATGTCAttcaatcaaataatttaaagtttggtgacaatttttatgaaatttattacATAGAACATAAAATACAAGATAAACCAGATACAAATACTTGTAACACCCCTTACATCAAGGAATCTAGAAGAAGGAGACTACAAAAGTTTTTGcgaaaatatattatttagatCTTTCAATTGCGTACCCTTCTGTATTGCTACTCGCTAGTGTCCTTTTATATATAATACTATCGCGCTGTTGGTATGATATTCCGGAGTCTACATTTTCTATCATGAATTCCTTTAAATATGGTTACAAGACGGTTCAAAACCAAGGATTcgaaattttaaaactaaatgaaaaTACATCATCCAAAGTTACAAAGAGGATATACAATCGTTAATGATTAACTGCCAGATAAAACAATTACTTACATACTCTGAAAAAAACCCAGTTTTCTTTAGACATTTAGATGTCGAGAAAATCAAGACGTGTTACACAACTTGTAAACTTGAAGATCTGTCTAAAGTATGCAACGTTTTATAAGAAAATCTGATTATTTTATCTTTCTCAGGATTATCGTGTTTGTTTTGTGATAGCGTGGTAAACATCACAGATTGTCTAACAACAAAAGCTTTATGCACAGACAACGACGAGGTAATTCATTAGTTTTAGCTTTTTAattagcttcttttttttttaaatgtatttgataaaatatgatttaaaaaaaccaacaacctGTAATTACGATTTTATATTCAAGTTGTGTTGGTTCTTCGGTTCAATGGCATTGTTGTCTGGTATGAGGTTGATGATACTTTTTTGAAtgatggttttatttttatttatctatttttatttttatatttgaacactGCTTAGATATACAGCAATGTACTTTAACAGAAAAACAAAtctgaataattttattttgtttacttactaaaaatgaaatactaattgccatttttcaaatcaacttgctTTTTTAATAAACACGACAAAAGCAGTACTGTGTTTGATCTCTGAAAGTTGTTTTTGTGTTTACGGTAGAAATAATTTTAAGCTTGAAACGGACCTGACCAAATTGTCGCTGTTTTCACACAGCCTTAAAAAATGAGTTAAACCCTTACCACAAAGTTAGCTATAAAATACctaaacataacaaaatttgaaacatttataaATTTGGCTTGTTTCGCACTGCATTATGCAAGAAGTCTAGTATagtaatttaaaatatgtaaaatatatagtAGCATTGGAGACAAAGTTCTTTAAATTCTATATACATAATGTAGTAATTAGTTGAGGCAGTAATCATACTTAAATCGTGCATTTTTTCAGCAATGTTTCCTTGACAAGGTTATTCTACCTGAtctatcgactgttttttcagcGGGTTGCAGATCCACACAGGTAAGTTATATCTTTTTTGTATTCAAACAGTTTAACTCTCGAAATGACTTGAAACCGTTAGGATTTCGTCGTCATTGTAAAGCACATATTGTCTTGTATTAATGTATGaatttctaaaagtttatttCATAACTGATAAAACCATGAATgttttttagtttaaaaacttATTTTACAAATTAACAGAGCTAGACAACAGTAATTGTGAATGTTGGTCTTACATTGTCATTTGGAGCTTACTTACCTCCGACAAGTCTAGTCAATATGATACTAGGTTATGTGTTCTGTCAATTGTCAGAATTATCCATTGCAGTAAATTCATTACCATTCAGAAAAtttgccttttcagaatctaaaggactacgggtaatctcattgtttgtacaccaaaatcaaaaataacgttaagtcattggttgaatttctattgtttatcacGTTTTAAaacaatcacaacgttttggtgtacgatTTTCGGTATATTACCCACAATGCATtatattctgaaacggcgaattcgaCGGATGCCAGTGCAGTAATGAAGAGACACTCCAAACACATGTCTCGTACTTCCGGTATATTTCGCACAACTTTTTTGAAGTTTGGATCCTAAACGCTGTTTagttttgtacttgtttggcttgataactattttgatatgagcgtgactgatgagtctaaagtagacgaaacgcgcgtctggcgtactattattataatatattataatatggTACCTTAGATAAATATACGCAGCTAGCTGATTTAAAATAGGATGATGAAAATGCCAATAATTATACCATGCTCTGACATATATTGCATTTTACCCGACAATATGTTTTTGTTTGCTTGTATTAAACGTAATCAGTTGGCACGTATAAAGTCGAAATTGGTTTACCTTTAAATAAGTGTTTCtttggaaaatatatataaatcatctAGTGTagtgttatttttaatttagtttcgtgtgtacaatttggagtttagtatggcgttcattatcactgaactagtatatatattttttgaggagtcagctgaaggacgcctccgggtgcgggaatttctcgctgcattgaagacctgttggtgaccttctgctgttgtctgttctatggccgggttgttgtctctttgacacattccccatttcctttctcaattttacttaaatTTCAGCTATGAAGAAACTATTAATATGTTTCCATCACAAAACAAATATCCTATGAAATTGATAATAGAAAGTTTTTTTGAACAGGTTTGCAATTTAATGCTTAGTGCAGCTGGGAgaaaaagagctacagtggcttgTGCACAGTGCTGTAATAAACCGGTTAGAAACTCAACGCAAATCCCATGCAACGGTTACCTATGCGAACAgggtaaatatattttaaaaaagacacAAGAAAAAACCGTTCGATGTATCGTTGAATTCTCGAcaagttaaatataaaattaagaaaatagaatttaaggatgtacttaggtgaaattcgaaaaatcaagaatttaaaattgatactttaagtttTAAGAGCATTagttaaacataaaataaatacaaatattgaatGGCCACGGAGCtccttttcaaaacatttatttttttaaatatggcgggaaaaggctgactcagacttttaccttgtatttacattggtattatttgggtctcaaatcaataaacagaaaattaagaatctgcttaaatttttgCAAATGACCTTTTTTAAGCAATTGAAAAGTCTTATTTAAAAAGACTAACGGGTGTTATGGGACAAAATATTTCCCCGGCATACAAACATACGAAATGATTCAACGAGAACCCAAACAACTTAATTTATTATTTACCAATAACATCAAATTAAGGAGGCAACCAAACGACAATATCTTATGTACAGACTCCTGTCTTCCGACAGACACATACAGGGTCTTGGGTGGAACACATGTCTGTATGCGTTCAACCCTAGCTCATTTTTCTCAGTGGTTCTTGGTATTGATAAAATCATTTCAAGTGATAAAAAGAAACAGTAATTAATgattaataaaattaatttcaaagtgttaaattaaaaaaaaactatattcatACAAGAAAGTATAATAACACGTATTTTGAAAGATATTGCATCATGTACATAAAGTTAAGATGGTGTCAgcgggatattcaaactcactaTTCGAACATCAACTGGCAAcgccatgttaaaaaaaaagttttaattcaTGTAAATTCTAAATTAATTGAAAACGAAACAGGTATGAAAAGAAACAGTGCGTCTCAGAGATTTATCTGTATGTAACTTCCAAATATGCAGACATTCGAAAAGTAATTTGGCGCTGCAGCTTAAGTCACATGATAGAATTACGTTTTAActtaattttaaaaggaaaacaaagaAGATGAAACAAACGATATCATTTGTATACCATGaataaatttccactttaaaACATCTAGCATTACTTTACCATATTTATAGATCCT
This genomic window from Mytilus galloprovincialis chromosome 9, xbMytGall1.hap1.1, whole genome shotgun sequence contains:
- the LOC143045181 gene encoding uncharacterized protein LOC143045181; protein product: MAGKHAIITVLVAIIGLFYLTSVNGLSCLFCDSVVNITDCLTTKALCTDNDEQCFLDKVILPDLSTVFSAGCRSTQVCNLMLSAAGRKRATVACAQCCNKPVRNSTQIPCNGYLCEQDPKPAGSTCGVCDQVGDPKDCPVDQQCQPTEVCKVNTVFTGGVIKHELGCEQKTVCDVLLKNYKSTHTTPATGRRADHGDLVLCSACCDTLSCNKKECKEVIKTQKCYDTSVCG